Proteins encoded within one genomic window of Lysinibacillus louembei:
- a CDS encoding alanyl-tRNA editing protein, translated as MENLLYYVDSTIQQFSAQILHSGNDGRNYVVLSNTAFYPTGGGQPHDTGWLNDVEVVDVEKVDGEIRHYINGKLTLDEVTGKLNWQRRFDHMQQHTGQHILTAAFVELFGFATTSFHLGTGFVSIDLDTATITEEQLQQAEARANEIILENRPIETKWVTKDELAAYNLRKEVAVDEDIRLVIIPDYDYNGCGGTHPTSTGQVSLLKIMTTEKMKKQIRVHFVCGQRVLHELAMRKTVLTDVARQLSVPEEQAATALQKVMETAKATDKTLAEAQETLLQYEAQELLANAQQHIITAHFENRPIQTLQKLTRFITEQDTTAIALLTANNANKLQFVAARGQNVTVSMKNVANSVLPILNGKGGGNDALAQGGGEQTLAGAELLAHMVNALKQ; from the coding sequence ATGGAAAATTTACTTTATTATGTCGATTCCACAATACAACAATTTTCGGCACAAATTTTACATAGTGGCAATGACGGGCGTAACTATGTGGTGCTTTCAAATACAGCATTTTACCCAACAGGTGGTGGACAACCGCACGATACAGGCTGGCTCAATGATGTGGAGGTAGTTGACGTAGAAAAAGTTGATGGAGAAATTCGTCACTATATTAACGGAAAGCTCACTTTAGATGAAGTAACAGGCAAACTCAATTGGCAGCGTCGTTTTGATCATATGCAGCAGCATACGGGACAGCATATTTTAACAGCGGCTTTTGTCGAATTATTCGGCTTTGCTACAACAAGCTTCCATTTAGGCACAGGTTTTGTGTCAATTGATTTGGATACAGCGACAATCACAGAGGAACAGCTGCAACAAGCTGAAGCACGTGCTAATGAAATTATTTTAGAAAATCGCCCAATTGAAACGAAATGGGTAACGAAGGATGAGCTTGCTGCTTATAATTTGCGCAAAGAGGTAGCAGTTGATGAGGATATTCGTCTCGTTATTATTCCTGACTATGATTACAACGGCTGTGGCGGCACACATCCAACATCAACAGGACAAGTTAGCCTACTAAAAATTATGACAACAGAGAAAATGAAAAAGCAAATTCGTGTTCATTTCGTCTGCGGACAGCGTGTATTACATGAATTAGCAATGCGTAAAACAGTGCTGACGGATGTAGCAAGACAGCTAAGCGTGCCAGAGGAGCAAGCAGCAACAGCATTACAAAAAGTAATGGAGACAGCAAAAGCTACTGATAAAACCTTAGCTGAGGCACAAGAAACATTGCTACAATATGAGGCACAGGAATTGTTGGCAAATGCACAGCAACATATTATAACGGCACATTTTGAAAATCGGCCAATTCAAACATTGCAAAAGCTGACACGCTTTATTACAGAGCAGGACACTACAGCAATTGCCCTACTTACTGCAAATAATGCTAATAAGCTGCAATTCGTGGCAGCACGCGGACAAAACGTGACAGTTAGCATGAAAAATGTAGCGAATTCCGTTTTACCTATTTTAAATGGTAAAGGTGGCGGTAACGATGCACTTGCTCAAGGCGGCGGTGAGCAAACGCTAGCAGGAGCAGAGTTGCTAGCACATATGGTAAATGCCTTAAAACAATGA